The Pseudomonas wenzhouensis genome has a segment encoding these proteins:
- a CDS encoding urease accessory protein UreF, producing MKPAWALLRLASPQLPIGGYSYSQGLEWAIDSGLVSDAESAERWLADQLLLNLARFEAPLLLAHCRAAAQADWAQLQLLAEQHRASRETRELALESRQMGYSLRQLLEGLPELDEAARELLATQEEPGLALAWALAARAWHITADDALAAWLWGWLENQLAVLMKVLPLGQQAAQRLTSRLLPQLEAAQQQAASLSPEHWGSAAFGLALTSMAHERQYSRLFRS from the coding sequence ATGAAACCGGCCTGGGCACTGTTGCGCCTGGCCAGCCCACAGCTGCCCATTGGCGGTTACAGCTACTCGCAAGGCCTGGAATGGGCCATCGACAGCGGCCTGGTCAGCGATGCCGAGAGCGCCGAGCGTTGGCTGGCCGATCAGCTCTTGCTCAATCTCGCCCGCTTCGAAGCGCCGCTGCTGCTGGCCCACTGCCGCGCAGCCGCACAGGCTGACTGGGCACAGCTTCAGCTACTGGCCGAACAACACCGCGCCAGCCGCGAAACCCGCGAGCTGGCCCTGGAAAGCCGGCAGATGGGTTATTCGCTGCGGCAACTGCTCGAAGGCCTGCCGGAGCTGGATGAGGCCGCGCGTGAACTCCTCGCAACCCAGGAGGAGCCCGGCCTGGCTCTGGCCTGGGCACTGGCGGCACGCGCCTGGCACATCACCGCGGACGATGCCCTGGCCGCCTGGCTCTGGGGCTGGCTGGAAAACCAGCTCGCCGTCTTGATGAAGGTGCTGCCGCTCGGCCAGCAGGCCGCCCAGCGCCTGACCAGCCGCCTGCTGCCGCAGCTCGAGGCCGCGCAACAGCAAGCCGCCAGCCTTTCCCCCGAACACTGGGGCAGCGCCGCTTTCGGCCTGGCCCTGACGAGCATGGCGCACGAGCGCCAGTACTCGCGTCTTTTCCGCTCCTGA
- the ureE gene encoding urease accessory protein UreE, whose product MLVIHARIAPQRAYDAELELTFEARSKSRLRCFTTAGEEVGLFLERGQPALADGEFLQAKDGRVVRVRAKAEPLLHVTCASPFELMRAAYHLGNRHVALQLGDGWLRLPDDYVLKAMLEQLGATVEAIEAPYQPEQGAYGGGHHHSHHGDEEFNYGPRLHQFGVRK is encoded by the coding sequence ATGCTGGTGATCCACGCCCGAATCGCGCCGCAGAGAGCCTACGACGCCGAACTGGAACTGACCTTCGAAGCCCGCAGCAAGAGCCGCCTGCGCTGCTTTACCACTGCCGGTGAAGAGGTCGGCCTGTTCCTCGAACGCGGCCAACCGGCACTGGCCGATGGCGAGTTTCTGCAGGCCAAGGACGGACGTGTCGTGCGCGTGCGCGCCAAGGCCGAGCCGCTGCTGCATGTCACCTGCGCCAGCCCGTTCGAGCTGATGCGCGCCGCCTATCACCTCGGTAACCGCCATGTCGCCCTGCAACTGGGTGACGGCTGGCTGCGCCTGCCCGACGACTATGTACTCAAGGCCATGCTGGAACAGCTCGGCGCTACGGTCGAAGCCATCGAAGCACCCTATCAGCCCGAGCAGGGCGCCTATGGCGGCGGCCATCATCACTCCCATCATGGCGACGAAGAGTTCAACTATGGTCCGCGCCTGCACCAGTTCGGGGTACGCAAGTGA
- the fabR gene encoding HTH-type transcriptional repressor FabR codes for MTPRAEQKQQTRQSLMDAALTLMESGRGFGSLSLREVTRVAGIVPTGFYRHFADMDELGLALVAEVGETFRAAIRQVRRHEFEMRGMIDASVRIFLAEVAANHAQFLFLAREQYGGSQPVRQAIAALRERITSDLAADLKLMNRMPHLDDAALDVVSDLVVKTVFATLPELIDPPAETLPAHLTAEAKVIQQLRFIMVGGKHWLGLGKPSE; via the coding sequence ATGACGCCACGCGCCGAACAAAAGCAGCAGACCCGCCAATCCCTGATGGACGCAGCCCTCACGCTGATGGAAAGCGGCCGCGGCTTTGGCAGCCTGAGCCTGCGCGAAGTGACGCGTGTCGCCGGTATCGTGCCCACCGGCTTCTACCGCCATTTCGCCGACATGGACGAACTCGGCCTGGCACTGGTGGCGGAAGTCGGCGAGACCTTCCGCGCGGCGATCCGCCAGGTACGCCGCCATGAATTCGAGATGCGCGGCATGATCGATGCCTCGGTGCGCATCTTCCTCGCTGAAGTGGCGGCCAACCACGCTCAGTTCCTATTTCTCGCCCGCGAGCAGTACGGCGGCTCACAACCTGTGCGCCAGGCCATTGCCGCCCTGCGCGAGCGAATCACCAGCGACCTGGCCGCCGACCTCAAGCTGATGAACCGCATGCCGCACCTCGACGATGCAGCGCTCGACGTGGTCTCGGATCTGGTGGTCAAGACCGTCTTCGCCACCCTGCCCGAGCTGATCGATCCGCCCGCCGAAACCCTGCCGGCGCACCTCACCGCAGAGGCCAAGGTCATCCAGCAACTGCGCTTCATCATGGTCGGTGGCAAACACTGGCTGGGGCTGGGCAAGCCATCCGAGTAG
- a CDS encoding AEC family transporter, protein MLAAQAILPIFALIVLGYLLGWRQWLTTESAAGLANITFKLFMPTLLFAGIAKASLAEGLSPVLLLAYYLPVLLVFGMVNALAHWRRGTATPLGLVAAFSNNVLVGIPLIASLLGNDGLLYVFAILVFHSLTLFSLHSFYAAFGSQERVDGRALLKNLANPMIIGLGLGALLNLSELQVPESLWRAVTWLGQAALPCALIVLGASLSRYRLRPTGEAWGVALVKLLVFPALVWWLSGLLPGLNDTARSVLVLLAACPSGVNVMAFARTAEDSRSVSAAISLSTLLAAMTLPGWMLLVGF, encoded by the coding sequence ATGCTCGCCGCACAGGCCATTTTGCCGATCTTCGCGCTGATCGTTCTCGGCTATCTGCTCGGCTGGCGCCAGTGGCTCACCACCGAGTCGGCGGCCGGTCTGGCCAACATCACCTTCAAGCTGTTCATGCCGACGCTGCTGTTCGCCGGTATCGCCAAGGCCTCGCTGGCCGAAGGGCTGTCGCCGGTATTGCTGCTGGCCTACTACCTGCCCGTGCTGCTGGTGTTCGGTATGGTCAACGCGCTGGCACACTGGCGGCGCGGGACGGCGACACCACTGGGGCTGGTGGCGGCGTTCTCCAACAACGTGCTGGTGGGCATTCCGCTGATCGCCAGCCTGTTGGGCAATGACGGGCTGCTCTATGTGTTTGCCATCCTGGTGTTCCACAGCCTCACGCTGTTTTCCCTGCACAGTTTCTACGCCGCCTTCGGCAGCCAGGAGCGTGTCGACGGTCGCGCGCTGCTGAAGAACCTGGCCAACCCGATGATCATTGGCCTGGGGCTGGGCGCGCTGCTCAACCTCTCCGAGCTGCAGGTGCCGGAGAGTCTGTGGCGCGCCGTTACCTGGCTGGGGCAGGCCGCCTTGCCCTGTGCGCTGATCGTGCTCGGCGCCAGCCTGTCGCGTTATCGCCTGCGCCCAACGGGCGAGGCCTGGGGCGTGGCGCTGGTCAAACTGCTGGTATTCCCGGCGCTGGTCTGGTGGCTCAGCGGCCTGCTCCCCGGCCTCAACGACACCGCGCGCAGTGTGCTGGTATTGCTCGCGGCCTGCCCCAGCGGGGTCAATGTAATGGCCTTCGCCCGCACCGCTGAGGATAGCCGCAGCGTCAGCGCGGCGATTTCCCTGTCCACGCTGCTGGCGGCGATGACCTTGCCGGGGTGGATGCTGCTGGTGGGATTCTGA
- a CDS encoding Hsp70 family protein — translation MSFSTPARACGIDFGTSNSTVGWLRPGQDSLLPLEDGKITLPSVIFFNTEERRPVYGRLALHEYLEGYEGRLMRSLKSLLGSKLLKSETTVLGSALPFKDLLGFFIGELKKRAEAQAGRPFEEVVLGRPVFFVDDDPAADQEAQNNLVAVAHKLGFKEVSFQYEPIAAAFDYESNLDREELVLIVDIGGGTSDFSLVRLAPERHHLAERQGDILATGGVHIGGTDFDKQLSLAGVMPLFGYGSRMKSDAFMPTSYHLNLATWHTINALYAQKTQLALQNMRYDIVDATGIDRLFGLIEQRAGHWLAMQVEDSKIALSEQDARPIDLSRVEPGLVAELTRPLFENAIEPLLERIRASLTQLLADAGISADQVDTLFFTGGSSGVPALRQSVAAILPNARSVEGNTFGSIGSGLAIEAKKRYG, via the coding sequence ATGTCCTTCAGCACTCCCGCCCGCGCCTGCGGCATCGACTTCGGCACCTCCAACTCCACCGTCGGCTGGCTACGTCCCGGCCAGGACAGCCTGCTGCCCCTGGAAGACGGCAAGATCACCCTGCCCTCGGTGATTTTCTTCAACACCGAAGAGCGTCGCCCGGTCTATGGCCGCCTGGCCCTGCACGAATACCTGGAAGGCTACGAAGGCCGGCTGATGCGCTCGCTGAAGAGCCTGCTCGGCTCCAAGCTGCTGAAGAGCGAAACCACCGTGCTGGGCAGCGCCCTGCCGTTCAAGGACCTGCTCGGCTTCTTCATCGGCGAGCTGAAAAAGCGCGCCGAAGCCCAGGCCGGGCGCCCCTTCGAGGAAGTCGTGCTGGGACGCCCGGTGTTCTTCGTCGACGACGACCCGGCCGCCGACCAGGAAGCGCAGAACAACCTGGTGGCCGTGGCGCACAAGCTTGGCTTCAAGGAGGTGTCCTTCCAGTACGAGCCCATCGCTGCAGCCTTCGACTACGAGTCGAACCTCGACCGCGAGGAGCTGGTACTGATCGTCGATATCGGCGGCGGTACCTCGGACTTCTCTCTGGTGCGTCTGGCCCCTGAGCGCCATCATCTGGCCGAGCGCCAGGGCGATATCCTCGCCACCGGCGGCGTGCACATCGGCGGGACCGACTTCGACAAACAGCTGTCGCTGGCCGGGGTGATGCCGCTGTTCGGCTATGGCAGCCGGATGAAAAGCGACGCCTTCATGCCCACCAGCTACCACCTCAACCTGGCCACCTGGCACACCATCAATGCGCTGTACGCGCAGAAGACCCAGCTTGCCCTGCAGAACATGCGCTACGACATCGTCGACGCCACCGGCATTGACCGCCTGTTCGGCCTGATCGAACAGCGCGCCGGACACTGGCTGGCGATGCAGGTGGAAGACAGCAAGATCGCCCTGAGCGAACAGGACGCACGGCCCATCGACCTGTCGCGCGTCGAGCCGGGCCTGGTCGCCGAGCTGACTCGACCGTTGTTCGAGAATGCCATCGAGCCATTGCTCGAACGCATCCGCGCCAGCCTTACGCAGTTGCTGGCCGATGCCGGCATCAGCGCCGATCAGGTCGACACGCTGTTCTTCACCGGTGGTTCCAGCGGCGTGCCGGCGCTGCGCCAGAGCGTGGCGGCGATACTGCCGAATGCGCGCAGCGTGGAAGGCAACACCTTCGGCAGCATTGGCAGTGGCCTGGCCATCGAAGCCAAGAAACGCTACGGCTAA
- a CDS encoding lysylphosphatidylglycerol synthase transmembrane domain-containing protein, whose amino-acid sequence MSVVEAKPKLKRSDLIWTLIGLGAVVFSGFLLYRELRTISLDEIKGSLEAISHINWLLAAAATLGAYWALAWYDRIAVAHLGKKIPWRFITLCSFTTYALAHNIGASVFSGAVVRYRAYRSKGLTPHEIGILIVFCSFTFALGTLLASGCVLIAQPDLIHRVVDVTPLVSIAIGGVLLGLVGLYVLGSWRQFKPWTLGKLHVEYPRLPIVSRQLLAGPLELLCAAAIIYFALPADNHPGYLVVLGVFLASFSLALLSHAPGGLGVLEVTFLAALPEIPAADVLAALIVFRMFYLLLPFALSLLVVLGFEWSQWKEKQLGNNLPS is encoded by the coding sequence GTGTCTGTCGTAGAAGCCAAACCCAAACTGAAGCGCAGCGACCTGATCTGGACGCTGATCGGACTCGGTGCCGTGGTCTTCTCTGGCTTTCTGCTCTACCGCGAACTGCGCACTATTTCCCTCGACGAAATCAAGGGCAGCCTCGAAGCGATCTCCCACATCAACTGGCTGCTCGCCGCTGCCGCGACACTCGGCGCTTACTGGGCGCTGGCCTGGTACGACCGCATTGCCGTCGCCCACCTGGGCAAGAAGATTCCCTGGCGCTTCATCACCCTCTGCTCCTTCACCACCTATGCCCTGGCCCACAATATCGGCGCCTCGGTGTTTTCCGGGGCGGTGGTGCGTTACCGCGCCTATCGCAGCAAGGGGCTGACGCCACATGAAATCGGCATCCTCATCGTCTTCTGCTCCTTCACCTTCGCCCTTGGCACACTTCTGGCCAGCGGCTGTGTGCTGATCGCCCAACCGGATCTGATCCACCGCGTCGTCGACGTCACGCCGCTGGTGTCCATCGCCATCGGCGGCGTCCTGCTCGGCCTGGTCGGCCTCTACGTGCTCGGTTCCTGGCGCCAGTTCAAGCCCTGGACCCTGGGCAAGCTGCATGTGGAATACCCACGCCTGCCCATCGTCAGCCGCCAGTTGCTGGCCGGCCCGCTGGAGCTGTTGTGCGCGGCGGCAATCATCTACTTCGCCCTGCCGGCCGATAACCATCCCGGCTATCTGGTGGTACTCGGCGTGTTCCTCGCCTCTTTCTCGCTGGCGCTGCTGTCCCATGCACCAGGCGGCCTGGGCGTGCTGGAGGTGACCTTCCTCGCCGCCCTGCCGGAAATCCCCGCCGCCGATGTACTGGCCGCGCTGATCGTATTCCGCATGTTCTACCTGCTGCTGCCCTTCGCCCTGTCGCTGTTGGTGGTGCTGGGCTTCGAGTGGAGCCAGTGGAAGGAAAAGCAACTGGGCAACAACTTGCCGTCCTGA
- a CDS encoding YqaA family protein, protein MLSLSAYLALFLSALGAATLLPLQSEALLVALLLARQHPLWALLLVATLGNVLGSWINWLLGRSLERYRERRWFPVSPARLEQAQAWYARYGRWSLLLSWMPVIGDPLTLVAGVMRERLWVFLLIVTLAKTGRYAVLAALTLNWT, encoded by the coding sequence ATGCTGAGTCTGTCCGCCTATCTGGCGCTGTTTCTCTCCGCCCTGGGCGCGGCGACGCTGTTGCCGCTGCAGTCCGAAGCGCTACTGGTCGCCCTGCTCCTGGCCCGCCAGCATCCGCTCTGGGCCTTGCTGCTGGTCGCCACGCTGGGCAACGTGCTGGGCTCCTGGATCAACTGGCTGCTGGGCCGCTCCCTCGAGCGCTATCGCGAGCGACGCTGGTTTCCGGTCAGCCCGGCGCGGTTGGAGCAGGCGCAAGCCTGGTATGCACGCTATGGGCGCTGGTCATTGCTGCTCAGCTGGATGCCGGTGATCGGCGATCCATTGACGCTGGTGGCGGGTGTGATGCGTGAGCGCCTGTGGGTATTTCTGCTCATCGTCACCCTGGCCAAAACCGGCCGCTACGCGGTACTGGCGGCGCTGACGCTGAACTGGACATGA
- a CDS encoding VC0807 family protein: MTATTDSRTPTHKPRPLIDLAISILIPSFILMKLSGEQRLGADGALILALAFPLGWGAFELIKYRKFNFIALLGLISVALTGGIGLLKLDTQWLAVKEALIPGLIGIAVLVSTRTRYPLIRTLLFNKTVLNIDKIHERLEQGGHVEHFETRLLRATYWLSGTFFFSSLMNYVLAKWIVVSPAGTEAFNDELGRMTLLSYPMIAIPSMIMLMAIFYYLWKTIHGLTGLSLEEIMANSGQESQS; encoded by the coding sequence ATGACCGCCACGACTGACAGCCGTACCCCGACGCACAAGCCCCGCCCACTGATCGACCTGGCCATCAGCATCCTGATCCCTTCGTTCATCCTCATGAAACTCAGTGGCGAGCAGCGCCTCGGCGCCGATGGTGCGCTGATTCTGGCCCTGGCCTTCCCGCTGGGCTGGGGCGCGTTCGAGCTGATCAAGTACCGCAAATTCAATTTCATCGCCCTGCTCGGCCTGATCAGCGTCGCGCTGACCGGCGGTATCGGCCTGCTCAAGCTCGATACCCAGTGGCTGGCGGTCAAGGAAGCGCTGATTCCCGGGCTGATCGGCATCGCAGTACTGGTCTCCACCCGCACCCGTTACCCGCTGATTCGTACCCTGCTGTTCAACAAGACCGTGCTCAATATCGACAAGATCCATGAGCGCCTGGAACAGGGCGGTCATGTCGAGCACTTCGAAACGCGCCTGCTGCGCGCCACCTACTGGCTCAGTGGCACCTTTTTCTTCTCCTCGCTGATGAACTATGTGCTGGCCAAGTGGATCGTGGTCAGCCCGGCCGGCACCGAGGCCTTCAATGACGAGCTGGGGCGCATGACCCTGCTCAGCTACCCGATGATCGCCATTCCCTCGATGATCATGCTGATGGCCATCTTCTACTACCTGTGGAAGACCATCCACGGCCTGACCGGGCTGAGCCTGGAAGAGATCATGGCCAACAGCGGCCAGGAATCGCAGTCCTGA
- a CDS encoding substrate-binding periplasmic protein — MSLKYPLAALLLLCSACAHVLAAELRLYTEDYRPFSYLEDGKPSGMAVAVVEELIRRTGEPARIELVPWTRGYHQVRQQANSALFFTVRTAQREAEFQWVGPIARGHTRFYTLKDAGLRVNTLDDVRQLGTLAVPWQWYSYELLREQNLQNLYGVSTPQDMLRMFRHGRVKLLLANTLTLDGMLAEQGMHAGQLQAQFDLMSNDSYIAFSRQTDKARVARWQHALQAMRDDGSLARVYRRWLPEADARALTDQLRPE, encoded by the coding sequence ATGAGCCTGAAGTACCCGCTCGCAGCCCTGTTGCTGCTCTGCAGTGCCTGCGCCCATGTGCTGGCTGCCGAGTTGCGGCTGTATACCGAGGACTATCGACCGTTCAGCTACCTCGAGGACGGCAAGCCCAGTGGCATGGCGGTGGCCGTTGTCGAAGAGCTGATCCGTCGTACTGGCGAGCCGGCACGGATCGAGCTGGTGCCCTGGACCCGTGGCTATCATCAGGTTCGCCAGCAGGCCAATAGCGCGCTGTTCTTCACCGTACGCACGGCGCAGCGCGAGGCCGAGTTTCAGTGGGTGGGGCCGATCGCGCGCGGTCATACGCGTTTCTACACGCTCAAGGATGCCGGACTGCGAGTCAACACCCTCGATGATGTGCGCCAACTCGGCACGCTCGCTGTCCCCTGGCAGTGGTACAGCTATGAACTGTTGCGCGAGCAGAATCTGCAAAACCTCTATGGCGTGTCGACACCGCAGGACATGCTGCGCATGTTTCGTCATGGTCGCGTCAAGCTGCTGCTGGCCAACACCCTAACCCTCGATGGCATGCTCGCCGAGCAGGGCATGCATGCCGGACAGTTGCAGGCGCAGTTCGACCTGATGAGCAATGACTCCTATATTGCCTTTTCCCGGCAGACCGATAAGGCGCGTGTCGCCCGTTGGCAGCATGCGTTGCAGGCGATGCGTGATGATGGCAGCCTGGCACGTGTCTATCGACGCTGGCTGCCGGAGGCCGACGCGCGGGCGTTGACCGATCAGTTGCGGCCGGAGTGA
- a CDS encoding substrate-binding periplasmic protein, protein MMGRHLRRWLCLALLALCAPAAAELRLLTEEAPPMSFTRDGEPSGFSVEVVRALLARTGDSGKIEVLPWTRAFHLAQQAADTALFSTVRTPVREDRFHWVGPIVVGTTSFYSLKSRHLVIDTLQQAAASGPLALPKQWYTYETLSAQGFSNLYGVSSSKQMMTMLRHGRVKLIATEDLTLAGELAAAELKPQDVTAHVPFMRSAYYIAFSPQTSMVRVVRWQRALQQMHEDGSLAAILKRWLPHAAMPPMEP, encoded by the coding sequence ATGATGGGCAGGCACCTGCGTCGATGGTTGTGTCTCGCGTTGCTGGCGCTGTGCGCGCCGGCTGCGGCTGAGCTGCGCCTGCTCACCGAAGAAGCCCCGCCGATGAGCTTCACCCGCGATGGCGAACCCAGTGGCTTTTCCGTCGAGGTGGTCAGGGCCCTGCTGGCGCGTACCGGCGACAGCGGGAAGATCGAAGTGCTGCCCTGGACACGGGCCTTCCATCTGGCTCAGCAGGCCGCCGACACGGCTCTGTTTTCTACCGTGCGCACGCCCGTGCGTGAGGATAGATTCCACTGGGTCGGCCCCATCGTGGTCGGTACCACCAGCTTCTATTCGTTGAAGTCCCGTCACCTGGTCATCGATACCCTGCAGCAGGCCGCCGCCAGCGGGCCTCTGGCGCTGCCCAAGCAGTGGTACACCTACGAGACCCTGAGTGCACAGGGGTTCAGCAACCTCTATGGCGTGTCCAGCTCGAAGCAGATGATGACCATGCTCAGGCATGGCCGGGTCAAGCTGATTGCCACCGAGGATCTGACCCTGGCGGGCGAGCTGGCTGCCGCCGAGCTCAAACCGCAAGACGTTACCGCGCATGTGCCCTTCATGCGTTCGGCCTATTACATCGCCTTCTCCCCGCAAACCTCGATGGTACGTGTGGTGCGCTGGCAGCGCGCCCTGCAGCAGATGCACGAGGACGGCAGTCTGGCCGCCATCCTCAAGCGCTGGCTACCACATGCGGCGATGCCGCCCATGGAGCCGTAG
- a CDS encoding type II secretion system F family protein: MARRHLTLDLRSRADLFAHLGAMEQAGVPIDRSLASLTLGARHEAALKRLRQMVDNGRDLASSGQLSGVFTPLESGLVRAAQEAGALTHIYRQLAQRYDEQARHVTELRSRLLLPAGVLLLALAVKPLPALVAGGLSGGGYLLAVLLPLLWLSALLWGVSALWRRWQQRRSEAPGLLDDLLLSLPLFGSLQWRADLRNFCDSLGLLLEAGMPVLDALPRACSAITNARLRRDFASLAPRITAGQSLVRAFDALSFPGKAMFIGVLNTGEATGRPGEALLRFARLQAQQLASQQQSLATWLPRLFYLAVAAWMAYGLLSGGGFFPALPAELAGR; this comes from the coding sequence ATGGCGCGTCGTCACCTTACGCTCGATCTGCGCAGTCGCGCTGACCTGTTCGCCCATCTTGGGGCGATGGAACAGGCGGGTGTACCCATCGATCGCTCGTTGGCCAGCCTGACGCTCGGGGCGCGCCATGAGGCTGCGCTCAAGCGCTTGCGCCAGATGGTGGATAACGGTCGCGATCTGGCGAGTTCCGGCCAGTTGAGTGGCGTTTTTACGCCACTGGAAAGTGGCCTGGTGCGTGCCGCGCAGGAAGCCGGCGCGCTGACGCACATCTATCGGCAACTGGCGCAGCGCTACGACGAGCAAGCGCGTCATGTGACTGAGCTGAGATCACGTCTGCTGCTGCCGGCGGGCGTGCTGCTGCTGGCGCTGGCGGTCAAACCCCTGCCTGCCCTGGTGGCGGGTGGCCTGAGTGGGGGCGGCTATTTGCTCGCCGTGCTGTTGCCGCTGCTGTGGCTGTCTGCGCTGTTGTGGGGGGTGAGCGCGCTATGGCGCCGTTGGCAGCAGCGCCGGAGCGAGGCCCCCGGCTTGCTCGACGATCTGTTGTTGAGCTTGCCGTTATTCGGCAGCCTGCAGTGGCGGGCGGATTTGCGTAATTTTTGCGACAGTCTCGGGTTGCTGCTGGAGGCAGGCATGCCGGTGCTCGACGCCCTGCCGCGTGCCTGCAGTGCCATAACCAATGCGCGCTTGCGGCGGGATTTCGCCAGCCTGGCGCCGCGAATCACGGCTGGGCAGTCACTGGTTCGGGCCTTCGATGCGCTGAGCTTTCCCGGCAAGGCCATGTTCATCGGTGTGCTCAATACCGGTGAAGCGACCGGTCGACCAGGTGAAGCACTGTTGCGCTTCGCCCGCCTGCAGGCACAACAGCTGGCCTCGCAGCAGCAGTCGCTGGCGACCTGGCTGCCGCGCCTGTTCTATCTGGCGGTCGCCGCCTGGATGGCCTACGGCCTGCTGAGCGGTGGCGGCTTCTTCCCGGCGCTGCCGGCGGAGCTGGCTGGCCGGTAA
- a CDS encoding isocitrate lyase/PEP mutase family protein: protein MQRASHHELRSAFRALLASDRCYHTASVFDPMSARIAADLDFEVGILGGSVASLQVLGAPDFALITLSEFVEQAARIGRVARLPVIADADHGYGNALNVMRTVVELERAGVAALTIEDTLLPAQFGRKSTDLISIEEGVGKILAALEARVDPELSIIARTHAGVLEVDEVIRRTRAYEAAGADGICLVGIKDFAHLEQIAAGLKVPLMLVTYGNPELRDNERLARLGVRIVVNGHAAYFAAIKATYDCLREQRGAQPCDLNATELTHKYTMPEDYIVWAKEFMEVRE from the coding sequence CTGCAACGTGCATCCCACCATGAGCTGCGCAGTGCCTTTCGTGCCCTGCTGGCTTCCGATCGCTGCTATCACACCGCGTCGGTCTTCGATCCCATGTCCGCCCGCATCGCCGCCGATCTCGACTTCGAGGTCGGTATCCTCGGCGGCTCCGTCGCGTCTCTTCAAGTGCTCGGCGCGCCGGACTTTGCCCTCATCACTCTCAGCGAGTTCGTCGAGCAGGCCGCGCGCATCGGCCGCGTGGCGCGTTTGCCGGTGATCGCTGACGCCGACCACGGCTACGGCAATGCGCTCAACGTGATGCGCACCGTGGTCGAGCTGGAACGCGCCGGTGTCGCCGCGCTGACCATCGAAGACACCCTGCTGCCGGCCCAGTTCGGCCGCAAGTCCACCGATCTGATCTCCATCGAGGAAGGTGTCGGCAAGATCCTCGCTGCGCTGGAAGCACGCGTCGATCCGGAACTCTCCATCATCGCCCGGACCCACGCCGGGGTGCTGGAAGTGGACGAAGTGATCCGCCGCACGCGCGCCTACGAGGCCGCCGGCGCCGATGGCATCTGCCTGGTCGGGATCAAGGATTTCGCCCACCTGGAGCAGATCGCCGCAGGCCTCAAGGTGCCGCTGATGCTGGTCACCTACGGCAACCCCGAGCTGCGTGATAACGAACGCCTGGCGCGTCTGGGCGTGCGCATCGTGGTCAACGGCCACGCCGCCTACTTCGCCGCGATCAAGGCCACCTACGACTGCCTGCGCGAGCAGCGCGGCGCCCAGCCGTGCGACCTCAACGCCACCGAACTGACGCACAAGTACACCATGCCCGAGGACTACATCGTCTGGGCCAAGGAGTTCATGGAAGTCCGCGAGTAA
- a CDS encoding DksA/TraR family C4-type zinc finger protein, with protein MAGGWASDDAVQEQIDSSIEDAVARARSQLPKGESLRHCEECDAVIPEARRQAIPGVRLCVNCQAEHDRKSAAFTGYNRRGSKDSQLR; from the coding sequence ATGGCTGGCGGTTGGGCAAGCGACGACGCGGTGCAGGAACAGATCGACAGCAGCATCGAGGACGCCGTCGCGCGTGCCCGTAGCCAGTTGCCGAAAGGCGAGAGCCTGCGGCATTGCGAAGAATGCGATGCCGTCATTCCCGAGGCGCGTCGCCAGGCCATTCCCGGCGTGCGCCTGTGCGTCAATTGCCAGGCCGAACACGACCGGAAGAGCGCCGCCTTCACCGGCTACAACCGGCGGGGCAGCAAGGACAGCCAGCTGCGCTAG